A stretch of Brassica rapa cultivar Chiifu-401-42 chromosome A08, CAAS_Brap_v3.01, whole genome shotgun sequence DNA encodes these proteins:
- the LOC117127386 gene encoding uncharacterized protein LOC117127386 produces the protein MSGRQYSLWPVILTPYNLPPDMCMEQEFLFLTILIPGPKHPKRSLDVFLQPLIEELKQLWSEGVRTYDCSLKTNFTMRAVLMWTISDFPAYGMLSGWTTHGRLSCPYCLGSTDAFQLKNGRKSCWFDCHRRFLPLAHPYRRNKTLFRHKKIVRDSPPPYLTGQQIEADIDYYGAQETVKVGGNWHVPGNMPDGYGVSHNWHKKSIFWELPYWKDLLLRHNLDVMHIEKNFFENIMNTLLNVPGKTKDNKKSRMDLPDICSRSELHIKSNGNVPVPIFRLSSAAKTTLFDWVASEVKFPDGYVSNMSRCIERGQKFSGMKSHDCHVFMQRLLPFAFAELLPANVHEALAAIGAFFRDLSTRTFKEEVIEQLHQNIPIILCNLEKIFPPSFFDVMEHLVVHLPYEALLRGPVHNGWMYPYERQMKHLKGKARNLAKVEGSIVAGSLTAETSNFTSYYFAPTVRTRKRVPRRYDDGGVPTSYPIDGVPDIFCEIGRFGGKTKEVWWSCEEDKHSAHTYILLNCEDAMTRYFERMFVSQVEEAIPGISATDVDTRKDKHFVKWLKSQVDYDDPYYPVWFHELVQGPVAKVTTSPMYFTRGFTFHTYEYGRHRATSNYGICVKGETDFYGILQEIIEVEFPGLLKLKCVLFKCEWFDPVVNRGIRYNKFGVVDVNFGRRYNKFEPFILASQAEQVSFLPYPRLRTSGINWVTAIKVTPRGRIVVGEEPPLQEEDAITEVEVPEQPTDEILLIDPQNFQYEDIPEDATDEAREDEFERSDDDDCNDSDENENDLE, from the exons atgtctggtagacaatattctttgtggccagtcattcttacgccgtataatttaccgccggatatgtgcatggaacaagaatttctatttttgacCATATTAATCCCAGGGCCGAAGCATCCAAAACGGTCTcttgatgtttttcttcaaccgttgatagaagagctaaagcaattgtggtcagaaggggtgaggacgtacgattgttccttgaaaaccaattttacgatgcgagcagtTCTGATGTGGACGATAAGTGATTTCCCTgcttatgggatgttgtctggctgGACAACACATGGAAGATTATCTTGTCCGTATTGTCTTGGATCCACGGATgcttttcaactgaagaatggtaggaagagttgttggtttgattgtcatcgtcggttTCTTCCACTTGCCCATCCGTACAGAAGAAACAAGACATTGTTTCGACACAAAAAAATTGTCAGAGACAGTCCTCCTCCATATCTCACCGGCCAGCAGATCGAAGCGGACATTGATTATTACGGAGCTCAGGAAACAGTTAAGGTTGGAGGAAATTGGCATGTTCCTGGAAATATGCCTGATGGGTATGGTGTATCTCACAATTGGcataagaagagtatattttgggagctaccgtattggaaggatcttctcttACGCCACAATCtggatgtcatgcatatcgagaagaacttttttgagaacatcatgaatacattacttaacgtccctgggaagacaaaagataacaaaaagtcAAGGATGGACTTAcctgatatttgctcaagaagtgaGTTACATATCAAGAGCAATGGAAACGTTCCTGTTCCCATCTTCCGGTTGTCATCAGCAGCGAAAACAACCTTGTTTGACTGGGTTGCATCGGAAGTTAAGTTTCCTGAtggttatgtttcaaatatgtcAAGATGTATTGAACGAGGTCAAAAGTTCTCCGGAATgaaaagtcatgattgtcatgtgtttatgcaacgactgcttccatttgcttttgccgagctccttccagcaaatGTCcacgaagcacttgcag ccATCGGAGCATTTTTCAGAGATCTTAGCACACGTACGTTCAAAGAAGAAGTCATCGAACAACTTCATCAGAACATTCCGATCATATTGTGCAacctggagaagatatttcctccttcattttttgacgtcatggagcatctagttgTCCACCTAccgtatgaagcattgcttcgtggacctgttcacaacggatggatgtatccgtATGAGCGACAGATGAAACATTTGAAGGGGAAAGCAAGAAATCTTGCAAAGGTAGAAGGTTCAATAGTTGCAGGGAGTTTGACAGCCGAAACATCTAACTTCACATCATACTACTTTGCTCCAACTGTTCGTACGAGAAAAAGAGTTCctagaagatatgatgatggtggagtacCGACATCATATCCAATTGATGGTGTTCCTGACATTTTCTGCGAAATTGGACGGTTTGGTGGTAAAACGAAAGAAGTATGGTGGTCATGTgaagaagataaacatagtGCCCACACTTATATTCTGCTCAACTGCGAGGATGCAATGACCCGTTACTTTGAAAG GATGTTTGTATCTCAAGTTGAAGAAGCAATACCAGGAATATCTGCAACTGATGTGGATACACGTAAAGATAAGCACTTTGTCAAGTGGTTAAAATCACAG gttgattatgacgatccTTATTATCCCGTATGGTTTCATGAATTGGTTCAAGGTCCAGTtgcaaaggtcaccacatcacctatgtatttcacacgaggattTACCTTTCACACATACGAGTATGGGAGACATCGGGCAACGAGTAACtacggaatatgtgtgaaaggtgaaACAGACTTTTACGGGATATTgcaggagattattgaagtggaatttccggggttattgaagctaaaatgcgtcctcttcaaatgtgaatggttcgatccTGTTGTGAACCGAGGGATTCggtataacaaatttggtgttgtggatgtcaattttgggagaagatacaacaaatttgagcctttcattttagcttcacaagccgagcaagttagcttccttccttatcctcggcTTCGAACTTCCGGGATAAACTGGGTAACTgctatcaaagttacacctcgtggaCGCATTGTCGTTGGAGAAGAACCGCCCTTGCAAGAAGAAGACGCTATCACTGAAGTTGAGGTACCAGAACAACCAACTGATGAAATCCTTTTGATCGACCCGCAAAACTTTCAATATGAAGATATTCCCGAAGATGCGACAGATGAAGCACGTGaagacgagttcgagagaagcgacgatgatgattgtaatgatagtgatgagaacgaaaacgatttagagtga
- the LOC103834225 gene encoding uncharacterized protein LOC103834225, with the protein MYPRVKAKDKTFNCNQSGSCLNSNYLQSRASENKQEEDLHIIVAKIPKIYIPSVLMSECQSKDMKKHIRGAEIEPIQKPKTSPVLRPRAVVSSPDNDALIGSINKSEENKAKTGLKSNGHVSKRASQRKNIVTNVKFSHRPVATKSGTSLKDHK; encoded by the exons A TGTATCCGAGAGTTAAAGCAAAAGACAAAACTTTTAACTGCAACCAAAGTGGTTCTTGTCTGAACTCTAACTATCTCCAATCTCGTGCCTCTG AGAATAAGCAAGAAGAAGATTTGCATATAATTGTGGCGAAGATTCCTAAGATTTACATTCCAAGTGTCCTCATGTCTGAATGTCAATCCAAGGACATGAAAAAGCATATCAGAGGAGCTGAAATCGAACCGATACAAAAACCCAAAACCAGCCCGGTTTTACGCCCACGCGCTGTTGTATCAAGTCCTG ATAATGATGCATTGATCGGAAGCATTAACAAAAGCGAAGAGAATAAAGCTAAGACGGGTTTAAAGAGTAACGGTCATGTCTCAAAAAGAGCTTCGCAGCGTAAGAATATTGTTACCAATGTGAAGTTTTCGCATCGCCCAGTAGCTACGAAATCGGGAACCAGTTTGAAGGATCACAAATGA
- the LOC103834227 gene encoding 15.4 kDa class V heat shock protein — translation MDSQTIQPTLWECVQSSQSLSDNQTPQQNRIRWSQSPDSHTFSVDLPGLRKEDIKVEIEDSIYLIIRTKTTEISPVRSLKRKFRLPESIDMIGITANYEDGVLTVIVPKRVLRRRSFFIDPSDVPQSLHVLARAA, via the exons ATGGACTCTCAGACAATTCAACCGACACTATGGGAATGTGTTCAATCTTCTCAGTCTCTAAGTGACAACCAAACTCCTCAACAGAATCGTATCCGTTGGTCTCAGTCTCCAGATTCTCACACTTTCTCTGTTGATCTTCCTG GTTTGAGGAAAGAAGATATAAAAGTGGAGATCGAAGATTCAATATACTTAATCATACGAACGAAAACGACAGAGATATCGCCGGTTAGAAGTTTAAAGAGGAAATTCCGGTTACCGGAATCGATAGATATGATCGGAATAACAGCTAATTATGAAGACGGTGTGTTGACTGTGATTGTACCAAAGAGGGTTTTGCGAAGgagaagtttcttcattgatcctTCTGATGTTCCCCAAAGTCTTCACGTTCTTGCCAGAGCTGCTTAA
- the LOC103834228 gene encoding uncharacterized protein LOC103834228, producing the protein MNPFNLASTISPPPVANHLSAKRKRGRPRKDATMTRQKRSPGSPKEDVNLVGKTVSGVVERSCEAGFIINVKVKDSDTRLRGFVFSRGKVVPVTPENDVAPHVKMIVREEIKNQTEYRDQSCPPNDQTMKDAVTDLETECARALILLPHGINGEDPKEVMEEREAAATRLVEFSQTPETTIVNPQQNLVLARKETNEHQNSPGEARGFDLMAEEPVHPVKEVPQELQLELGNKTIWRGDNNKNGTAMEIDPESSVPRNGFIEKLLKGKEKVDC; encoded by the coding sequence ATGAATCCGTTTAACCTAGCCTCCACAATCTCACCTCCTCCTGTTGCTAATCATCTCTCGGCGAAGCGAAAGAGAGGCCGTCCACGTAAAGATGCAACCATGACTCGACAAAAAAGATCTCCAGGGAGTCCAAAGGAGGATGTTAATCTGGTTGGTAAGACGGTGTCTGGTGTGGTCGAAAGATCTTGCGAGGCGGGGTTCATCATCAATGTTAAGGTGAAAGACAGTGACACGAGACTGCGAGGTTTTGTGTTCTCACGGGGGAAAGTCGTTCCTGTGACTCCAGAAAACGACGTGGCTCCTCATGTCAAAATGATCGTAAGAGAAGAGATCAAGAATCAGACTGAATATCGTGATCAATCTTGTCCTCCTAACGATCAGACAATGAAAGATGCTGTCACTGACTTGGAGACTGAATGTGCTAGAGCTTTGATTCTACTGCCACATGGAATAAATGGAGAGGACCCCAAGGAAGTTATGGAAGAAAGAGAAGCTGCTGCTACTCGTTTGGTGGAGTTTTCTCAAACTCCAGAAACGACCATAGTGAATCCTCAACAGAACCTTGTCTTGGCACGGAAAGAGACCAACGAGCATCAGAATTCTCCTGGTGAGGCTCGTGGGTTTGATCTAATGGCGGAGGAACCGGTTCATCCGGTAAAGGAAGTACCGCAGGAGCTTCAGCTAGAACTTGGGAACAAGACAATATGGAGGggagacaacaacaaaaatggCACCGCAATGGAGATAGATCCTGAAAGCTCTGTGCCTAGGAATGGCTTTATAGAGAAGTTGTTAAAAGGAAAGGAAAAGGTCGACTGTTAG
- the LOC103834229 gene encoding protein DETOXIFICATION 39-like: protein MGVSSDTVEKSDLQRPLVDPTNSDPKPPKDVGLESVLTDSSLSCRRRVYLGACIELKVLFRLALPAILVYLVNSGMSISARIFSGHLGGQELAAASLGNSCFFLVYGLMLGMGSAVETLCGQAYGAQRYDMLGIYLQRATIVLALVGLPMTVLYTFSYPILLILGEPKSVSYKASLYIAGLLPQIFAYAVNFTAQKFLQAQSVVIPSAYISGAALLLQILLTWFAVNVMGMGLIGIACVLTVSWWVMVVAQTLYITCNERFKHTWTGLNSRSFQGLWSFFKLSVGSAVMICLEMWYSQILVLLAGLLEEPALSLDCLSICMAVSALSFMVSVGFNAAASIRTSNELGAGNPKSALFSTWTATFVSFVISVGEALILMASRDYISYIFTSDADVAKAVSDLCPYLAVTVILNGIQPVLSGVAVGCGWQTFVAYVNVGCYYVVGIPIGCVLGFTFNLQAKGIWTGMIGGTLMQTLILLYVTYRTDWDKEVEKAKKRLDMWDDKKDAVQN from the exons ATGGGTGTGTCAAGTGATACGGTGGAGAAATCCGATCTTCAGCGACCGTTAGTGGATCCGACAAACTCGGATCCAAAACCACCCAAAGATGTCGGACTCGAGAGCGTTTTAACGGATAGTAGCCTTTCGTGTCGGAGGCGCGTGTACTTAGGCGCGTGCATAGAGTTGAAGGTACTCTTCAGGTTGGCACTTCCGGCGATACTTGTCTATCTAGTCAACAGCGGAATGAGTATCTCCGCTCGTATATTCTCCGGACATCTCGGCGGTCAAGAACTCGCCGCCGCATCCCTCGGAAACAGCTGCTTTTTTCTCGTCTACGGCCTCATG TTAGGCATGGGCAGTGCAGTCGAGACACTATGTGGACAAGCATATGGAGCCCAACGGTACGATATGCTTGGGATCTATCTCCAACGAGCAACAATTGTCCTCGCTTTAGTGGGTTTGCCCATGACAGTGCTATACACCTTCTCATACCCGATCCTACTCATATTAGGCGAACCCAAATCAGTGTCTTACAAGGCTTCTTTGTACATCGCTGGACTCCTCCCTCAAATCTTCGCCTACGCCGTCAACTTTACGGCCCAAAAATTCCTCCAGGCCCAAAGTGTGGTGATTCCCAGCGCGTACATCTCAGGCGCCGCCCTTCTCCTCCAAATCTTGCTGACGTGGTTTGCCGTTAACGTAATGGGCATGGGCCTTATTGGAATCGCTTGTGTTCTTACAGTCTCATGGTGGGTGATGGTTGTGGCCCAGACTTTGTATATAACGTGTAATGAAAGGTTTAAACACACGTGGACTGGACTTAACTCGAGATCGTTCCAAGGTCTTTGGAGTTTCTTTAAACTCTCTGTTGGGTCTGCTGTTATGATCTGTCTGGAAATGTGGTACTcacagattcttgttcttctcgcTGGTTTGCTTGAGGAGCCTGCTCTCTCTCTAGATTGTCTCTCCATCTG TATGGCAGTTTCAGCATTGTCCTTCATGGTTTCTGTCGGCTTCAATGCGGCTGCAAG TATACGAACAAGTAATGAGCTCGGAGCAGGGAATCCAAAATCAGCTTTGTTCTCTACATGGACGGCGACTTTTGTTTCCTTCGTGATCTCCGTTGGGGAGGCGCTCATCCTAATGGCGTCACGTGATTACATCAGCTACATCTTCACGTCGGACGCTGACGTGGCTAAGGCCGTCTCTGACCTCTGCCCTTATCTTGCTGTCACAGTCATTCTCAACGGAATCCAACCCGTCTTGTCCG GAGTGGCAGTAGGATGTGGATGGCAGACCTTCGTAGCATATGTAAATGTTGGTTGTTACTATGTTGTTGGTATTCCCATTGGTTGTGTTCTCGGTTTCACTTTCAATTTGCAAGCCAAG GGAATATGGACCGGGATGATTGGAGGTACCCTCATGCAAACTCTCATCTTACTTTACGTCACGTATAGAACAGATTGGGATAAAGAA GTAGAAAAGGCGAAGAAACGATTGGATATGTGGGACGACAAGAAGGATGCTGTCCAAAACTA G
- the LOC103834230 gene encoding protein DETOXIFICATION 39 isoform X1 yields the protein MDTSSEATERADLQRPLVEQKPPSDVGLESVLTESSIPYRKRLYLGACIEMKLLFRLALPAILVYIVNSGMSISARIFAGHLGGQELAAASIGNSCFSLVYGLMLGMGSAVETLCGQAHGAHRYDMLGIYLQRATIVLALVGLPMTLLYTFSYPILVLLGEPKTVSYMGSLYIAGLIPQIFAYAVNFTAQKFLQAQSIVTPSAYISAAALLLQISLTYITVYVMGLGLMGIAYVLTICWWVIVGAQTLYITKSQRFRHTWTGLSWRSFQGLWSFFKLSAGSAVMICLEMWYSQILVLLAGLLKDPALSLDSLSICMSISALSFMVSVGFNAAASVRTSNELGAANPKSALFSTWTATVVSFIISVAEALAVMAARDYISYVFTSDPEVAKAVSDLCPFLAVTIILNGIQPVLSGVAVGCGWQAFVAYVNVGCYYIVGIPVGCILGFTFNFQAKGIWTGMIGGTLMQTLILLYVTYRTDWDKEVEKARKRLDMWDDKKEPLQN from the exons ATGGATACGTCAAGTGAGGCGACGGAGAGAGCCGATCTCCAACGACCGTTGGTGGAACAAAAGCCTCCATCGGACGTCGGACTCGAGAGCGTTTTAACGGAGAGTAGCATTCCGTACCGGAAACGCTTGTATTTAGGCGCGTGTATAGAAATGAAATTACTTTTCCGGTTAGCACTTCCGGCGATACTTGTCTACATAGTCAACAGTGGAATGAGTATCTCTGCACGTATCTTCGCCGGACATCTCGGCGGTCAAGAACTCGCCGCGGCTTCCATCGGAAACAGCTGCTTCAGTCTCGTCTATGGCCTCATG TTAGGTATGGGAAGTGCAGTCGAGACTCTATGTGGACAAGCACACGGAGCTCACCGTTACGATATGCTAGGGATCTATCTCCAAAGAGCAACGATAGTCCTCGCTTTGGTTGGTTTACCCATGACACTACTATACACCTTCTCGTATCCGATTCTAGTCTTATTAGGTGAGCCGAAAACGGTATCGTATATGGGTTCCTTGTACATCGCGGGCCTGATCCCTCAGATCTTCGCTTACGCTGTTAACTTCACGGCCCAAAAATTCCTCCAGGCACAGAGCATAGTGACTCCTAGTGCGTACATCTCAGCTGCCGCTCTTCTCCTCCAGATCTCGCTAACGTATATCACTGTTTACGTAATGGGTTTGGGGCTTATGGGCATCGCTTATGTCTTGACTATATGTTGGTGGGTTATAGTTGGAGCCCAGACTTTGTATATTACGAAAAGTCAGAGGTTTAGACACACGTGGACTGGTCTTAGCTGGAGATCGTTCCAAGGTCTATGGAGTTTTTTCAAACTCTCTGCTGGTTCGGCTGTTATGATCTGTCTAGAAATGTGGTATTCGCAGATTCTGGTTCTTCTTGCTGGTTTGCTGAAAGATCCTGCTCTCTCTCTAGATTCCCTCTCCATCTG tATGTCAATTTCAGCATTATCCTTCATGGTATCCGTAGGCTTCAATGCAGCTGCAAG TGTACGGACAAGTAATGAGCTTGGAGCAGCAAATCCGAAATCGGCATTGTTCTCTACATGGACGGCTACTGTAGTTTCCTTCATAATCTCCGTCGCGGAAGCCCTGGCGGTCATGGCGGCACGTGATTACATCAGCTACGTTTTTACGTCGGACCCTGAGGTGGCTAAAGCTGTCTCTGACCTCTGCCCTTTCCTCGCCGTCACCATCATCCTCAACGGAATCCAGCCAGTCTTGTCCG GAGTGGCTGTGGGATGTGGATGGCAAGCATTCGTGGCATATGTGAATGTTGGTTGTTACTATATAGTTGGTATTCCTGTTGGCTGTATTCTCGGCTTCACTTTCAACTTTCAGGCCAAG GGAATATGGACCGGGATGATTGGAGGTACCCTCATGCAAACTCTCATCTTGCTTTACGTCACGTATCGAACTGATTGGGACAAAGAG GTGGAAAAAGCTAGAAAGCGATTGGATATGTGGGACGATAAGAAGGAACCTCTTCAAAATTAA
- the LOC103834230 gene encoding protein DETOXIFICATION 39 isoform X2 yields MGSAVETLCGQAHGAHRYDMLGIYLQRATIVLALVGLPMTLLYTFSYPILVLLGEPKTVSYMGSLYIAGLIPQIFAYAVNFTAQKFLQAQSIVTPSAYISAAALLLQISLTYITVYVMGLGLMGIAYVLTICWWVIVGAQTLYITKSQRFRHTWTGLSWRSFQGLWSFFKLSAGSAVMICLEMWYSQILVLLAGLLKDPALSLDSLSICMSISALSFMVSVGFNAAASVRTSNELGAANPKSALFSTWTATVVSFIISVAEALAVMAARDYISYVFTSDPEVAKAVSDLCPFLAVTIILNGIQPVLSGVAVGCGWQAFVAYVNVGCYYIVGIPVGCILGFTFNFQAKGIWTGMIGGTLMQTLILLYVTYRTDWDKEVEKARKRLDMWDDKKEPLQN; encoded by the exons ATGGGAAGTGCAGTCGAGACTCTATGTGGACAAGCACACGGAGCTCACCGTTACGATATGCTAGGGATCTATCTCCAAAGAGCAACGATAGTCCTCGCTTTGGTTGGTTTACCCATGACACTACTATACACCTTCTCGTATCCGATTCTAGTCTTATTAGGTGAGCCGAAAACGGTATCGTATATGGGTTCCTTGTACATCGCGGGCCTGATCCCTCAGATCTTCGCTTACGCTGTTAACTTCACGGCCCAAAAATTCCTCCAGGCACAGAGCATAGTGACTCCTAGTGCGTACATCTCAGCTGCCGCTCTTCTCCTCCAGATCTCGCTAACGTATATCACTGTTTACGTAATGGGTTTGGGGCTTATGGGCATCGCTTATGTCTTGACTATATGTTGGTGGGTTATAGTTGGAGCCCAGACTTTGTATATTACGAAAAGTCAGAGGTTTAGACACACGTGGACTGGTCTTAGCTGGAGATCGTTCCAAGGTCTATGGAGTTTTTTCAAACTCTCTGCTGGTTCGGCTGTTATGATCTGTCTAGAAATGTGGTATTCGCAGATTCTGGTTCTTCTTGCTGGTTTGCTGAAAGATCCTGCTCTCTCTCTAGATTCCCTCTCCATCTG tATGTCAATTTCAGCATTATCCTTCATGGTATCCGTAGGCTTCAATGCAGCTGCAAG TGTACGGACAAGTAATGAGCTTGGAGCAGCAAATCCGAAATCGGCATTGTTCTCTACATGGACGGCTACTGTAGTTTCCTTCATAATCTCCGTCGCGGAAGCCCTGGCGGTCATGGCGGCACGTGATTACATCAGCTACGTTTTTACGTCGGACCCTGAGGTGGCTAAAGCTGTCTCTGACCTCTGCCCTTTCCTCGCCGTCACCATCATCCTCAACGGAATCCAGCCAGTCTTGTCCG GAGTGGCTGTGGGATGTGGATGGCAAGCATTCGTGGCATATGTGAATGTTGGTTGTTACTATATAGTTGGTATTCCTGTTGGCTGTATTCTCGGCTTCACTTTCAACTTTCAGGCCAAG GGAATATGGACCGGGATGATTGGAGGTACCCTCATGCAAACTCTCATCTTGCTTTACGTCACGTATCGAACTGATTGGGACAAAGAG GTGGAAAAAGCTAGAAAGCGATTGGATATGTGGGACGATAAGAAGGAACCTCTTCAAAATTAA